CATATTTTCTTCCCAAAACAATTCAATGAAGAGCGCTTGTCCTTGCATTTTATGAATGTAGACTTTGACGCCCATGTTGATTgtgttctaaaaaatttaaaaaatgcaaaaatttcctaaatataaatttcccaaaacaattgaattttttataattttttacccaTTCGCCTTTTGCTTTCACATTgacatttttctaaaatatcaaacaatgatttttttttaaaaaaaaaacgaggaaCACAATTAATAAACAGGAGGCAGTAATTTAAACATTGAAAACCCCTTCACCACACTATCATCACCAACCAAGTTTGAAGCACCTCTTCCCTAATCGCAGCCAACAAACCCAGTAATGCAACCCCTATTCCCTCCATTCACGGCAATTTCACGACAACTTCAACACTAGAAGCCACCGACCAGCCACAATGATGGAAACTCTTAGCAACAAAATAGCTTTAACAACCTATCGAGGACCCAAACCACCACAAATAGCAGccttgattgttattttattttaaaaaaagagaaagttgttacattagagagagaaagaagatcGGAACTTTAGGTCGCCCGATCTCCTTCTGTAAGCGGCAATGAACAACACCGccaacacaaaaacaaagatgaaaaggAGGCACACCTTATAGGCCCATCCAGGCGCCTCCTAGACCCGCGCAGCACATGCAACGATGAGCCAAAACTTTTATTCTGCACTAGCACGTGGCTTGCACGCGCCTCCATTGGatctttttgaaaatgaaatgcTGACTTCTTTCGAAGTTGGAATGGTAGAGAAGGATAAGGCCCACTAGGCCTtccattaataaattaaagaattgggCATGAATGATCCAAGATTGAGAAAGCCCATCTATGCACTTGTCATCACTGGCTGCTATTGGGCCACGCCTTAATTACGGATTGAATTCGGTTGGGCCACGTTTCACATGCCCACTAGTCAATTTTCCTTGTTGCTTTCCTGGTGCTTGATTTTCTACCAGAATTAAGTTTGTTTCCCTTTGCCACGTTACTTACAAAAGTCTTTCTAACCAAACAAGAAGGAAGATGATTTTCATGGAGCTTATTGAACCAAGAAGAGGTCAACTCCCTTTGAAGAACTCCGCTGACAAGATGTGCAAGCTTTTGAGAGTAATTAAGAGCAATTGAAGACAGTTTCAGTTTCCTGGCGAAGATTTACTGAACAAAAATAAGCATGGTGTGAAAAAATCCAACTCATTAACATTTTTCTTCACagaataattatactatttttctGTACTTTAGAGCGTAGAGCATGGTTATTAAATCCGAATTAAACGTAGTCGACCCTCAGGCAAACCTAGATGAGAtccgatattttttttcaaatatatttttttatatatattttttaattgattattaatactttttaaaatttactatataaatattagaaaaataattgattatttttttagccattttcttaataataatatagactattatctaaaaaaaaaaaactagaagcaTCTCAAAACTCTAATTGACAGATAATTGCAAATGTAAATCCCTTCGTCGAAAAACATTTTGtagaaaattcaaagaaatgtTCACACACAAGGAAAGCAGAGAGCAACGCGGCAAAGAACAGTGATTGATAATGACTCTCCGTCCACTAGCATTGCAACGCACGCATTACGTTGAAGACTTGTGTCTCCTTTAGCACTTCTGTTGCCATCCAACAACAGTTTTCACGTAACAAATTTccacaaattaatttgattaggattcttccatattttttttccatattctcATTGAATTTTTGATGAGTCAGTTCTGCACAACAATGGAGTAGTTTTGAAAGTTGATCGAGACCTTTACCTATTTTTACAGTGAATGCAAGCATTATTTACTTCATTGACTTGAATCTTCATATATTCGCAGCCCTGATAGCAAAAATAACTTCAAACATGCATATTTCGGGTTACTAGAtctagttattaattttaaaattctaaaaattaattgagatatatataaattaatctgaatgctcataattaaaaataaatacaaacccgtaaaaaagtttataaaatagTGAGTGAGGTAGTTGTGGTGCTGTACTCTACAAGTATCCTCGTAAAAATAAAAGTACGGACAATTTGTTTCCACTGTTGTTGCCTTAAATTCAACATCCTATTATCAGAATTTAAATCACTGCTCACTCAAAtctgtaattcatatataatttaagaaGTTAACGAATCCCATCTAATCccatatgtataatttttttgaacctGAAACTTTTCATAATCAAGAGCTAATAAATAACTCAATCAATTTTCAAAGTTTATACCGAAGAGACTTTTGGTCATATGCTTTCACTAAAAGCGTGCGCATTAGAAAAGAACACTTAAACTGCCACCGCCATAGAAGACAAAGATGACCATATCAGTATCCAAGAAATGCAAGTTCCGCATCATTACACCAtcaggaaaaaaacaatttctcttGCTATCTTCGGAATATAATAAGGAAGATATCAGAACTACTACCAATCAGAGTTCTTGCAAAATCGATGCGTTAAACCTGTCATCATTTCTCTTTGATGACATCGGCCCTATTACATCATGGTCGTTTCCGTTTCCAATTTGGATTAAGAGTCTCGGTGTCCTTAAAATTCAGGAAAAACTAAACAAAGACTTGCTGGGATGAATCGAACGATTGGCGTATGCTTTCTTTATGATTGTTTTGGCAGCAACATCAAAGTTGAAGTAATATTAATAAAGCATTGCCACATTGCAACTGGGGTTAGCAATTCTTTGTCTTGGCCTATTGGCCTTTTCATTTACAATGAGGTTCCCTTACAATTATACAATTTATTCTCTGTATAATATACAGAGGTCAAAAGAGTAGGCTGGAGCCAACCACCCAGCATCTTCCTTGGAGAGTGATATTTCCGTAGTGAATGTGGCTTATGTGTGGCATTGTGGCGATCATATTCCTAGATTGGAATAATTAGAAATGATGTAGGTGGAAAGTACAAGGAACTTTTcctttattaatagaaaaaaaaagggaattgtcatcttgtattttgattactaggaactctaactggtctcagagttTGGGTAAGAGAACTAATTGCGTAAAGAAAAGTTATTAGCACCCTTAATACGTcttacctaagataagctgcattgtatatttgtttgatataaactaaaaaaatattgtgttttctaattgttagcATGTTTAAGGTTGAAGAAAAATACTCCCCAATAAGAAGGTTGTTATCTTATTAGGTtcaaaacctaaccgttctaatatcaatataaaaataaaactaaactatttttttatttaatatcaggaatatatATGTCTtgcgtataagttcataatttcatatattaaaaaaaattatttttgtatttttgaaatgcatGCCAAAATTCTTTGGAAtcttacaaacttgttgtaaaattcATTGCAAAAGTATTtcagatttttaaaataaattctcaaattattattttttataattaatttttaaaatttctcaaaagtagttctgcaagaaaaaatgatttttaaagtcaatttaaattttaataaaaagaaattaaagtttgaggGTTGATATTTGAGTTCCACGGGTGTTAAACTGTATACaactaaaaagtttttatttcactcaatgttcatgaaatatattaattaaatatgcaACGAATGtaattttggtttgtttatatGGCTTCAATTTAATAAGACTAATTACATTCATAAActtgttttgattaaataaatatatagaataataataatttttaatttgataattagataatatttgtATAATCACAATACATGATACATGTATTAACTTCaatgtttttggataaaaaataaagaaccatgataaattattttggattaaGAGTCTTAGTCGACTTAAAATtcagtaaaaactaaaaaaaagacttgCTGGGGTGAATCAAACAACATGCATCGATCAAAGTTAAAGTagttttaatttagtatttccAAATTGTAAGTGGGGTTAACCAATTCTTTGTCCTGCCCTATTGGCCCTTTCATTTCCATTGAGAATCCCATATAATTATCCAATTTATTCTTTGACATACAGAGGTCAAAAGTGGAGGCTGGATCGAGCCAACCACCCTGCGTCTTCCATGGAGAGTGATGTTACAACTTGGCTTTATGATGATTAAAATAAGTAAAGTGTCGAAggacaaatatatattatgttggTAGAAAGACAAATAAAGATACTCCAATAAACCCTAACGATAAGTTCCATGAATTACTGAGGCGGGCAATATTTATCGTGTCGGCTAACTTGATCATCAAGTCTTCAAgtcctcaataaaaaaaaattgataagaaaaaaaaaaaaaaaaaaaaacttcactaGCTTATAAATATGGCACTACTTTCAATATTGTGATCGAAGCCAAGACACCAGGTTGATACCTAGAAAAATGTGGACTGAGCTAAGCGCCACCATATCTAGTCTAGCGGTTGCTTTCTtcatgtttgaaaaatatttgaactttTTTCCTTATACAATTCGTTGGTATGCTGAAAGAAATTTTCGGAAGGTGGTTAATTTTGTGAACCCTTATGTCGAAATTTCTTTCCATGAATTCACAAGTGAACGCCTCAAGCGTAGCGATGCCTTCTTTGCCATTCAAAACTATCTCGGCACCATCTCTACCGAGAATGCTAGGAGACTCAAGGCTGATGTTGTCAAAGACAGCCAATCTGTAGTCCTCAGCATGGATGCTAATGAAGAAGTTACCGATGTTTTCAACGGGGTCAGGGTCTGGTGGGCATCAGGCAAAATTCCCCCCCAATCAAAATCCATTTCTTTGTTTCCTGGCTCTGAAGAGAAGAGGTATTACAAGCTCACTTTCCATAAACATTATCGGGAAATCATCACCAAGTCTTATGTACAACATGTTctgaaaaaaggaaaggaaattgcAGTGAAGAACAGACAGAGGATGCTGTACACAAACAATCCTAGCAAGGACTGGCACGGGTGGAAGTCTACCAAGTGGGGCAATATAGTGTTTGAGCATCCTTCTACATTCGATACTTTGGCAATGGACACAGCGAAGAAAGAAGAGATCAAGAAGGACCTAATCAAGTTCAGCAAAGGGAAAGACTATTACGCAAAAATCGGGAAGGCCTGGAAGCGTGGTTATCTCCTTTATGGTCCTCCCGGAACTGGAAAATCATCTATGATTGCTGCCATGGCTAATTTATTGGATTATGATGTTTATGATTTGGAGTTGACAACTATAAAGGACAACAGCGAGTTGCGGAAGCTACTCATTGAAACGAAAGGAAAGTCTATTATTGTGATTGAGGATATTGATTGCTCGCTTGATCTTACAGgtcagagaaagaaaaggaaggagaaagatgatgatgaagcaGACAAAGAGAAGGATCCGATTTCCAAGATGAAAAGGGAGGCAGAAGAAGAAAGCGGCAGCGGCAGTAAGGTTACTTTATCAGGGCTTTTGAACGTTATTGATGGAATTTGGTCTGCTTGTGGTGGAGAAAGGATTATTATATTCACTACCAATTACGTGGACAAACTCGATCCTGCTTTGATTAGGAGG
The DNA window shown above is from Populus trichocarpa isolate Nisqually-1 chromosome 4, P.trichocarpa_v4.1, whole genome shotgun sequence and carries:
- the LOC112325816 gene encoding AAA-ATPase ASD, mitochondrial isoform X1 → MWTELSATISSLAVVFFMFEKYLNYFPYTIRGYAERNFRKVVNFVNPYVEISFHEFTSERLKRSDAFFAIQNYLGTISTENARRLKADVVKDSQSVVLSMDANEEVTDVFNGVRVWWASGKIPPQSKSISLFPGSEEKRYYKLTFHKHYREIITKSYVQHVLKKGKEIAVKNRQRMLYTNNPSKDWHGWKSTKWGNIVFEHPSTFDTLAMDTAKKEEIKKDLIKFSKGKDYYAKIGKAWKRGYLLYGPPGTGKSSMIAAMANLLDYDVYDLELTTIKDNSELRKLLIETKGKSIIVIEDIDCSLDLTGQRKKRKEKDDDEADKEKDPISKMKREAEEESGSGSKVTLSGLLNVIDGIWSACGGERIIIFTTNYVDKLDPALIRRGRMDKHIVMSYCCFEAFKVLAKNYLDIESHELFGKIEELFVETKMSPADVADNLMPKSDEQDEETCLKRLVEALEASKEEARKKSEEEAMLKTKDGVVTEG
- the LOC112325816 gene encoding AAA-ATPase ASD, mitochondrial isoform X3 — translated: MWTELSATISSLAVVFFMFEKYLNYFPYTIRGYAERNFRKVVNFVNPYVAISFHEFTSERLKRSDAFFAIQNYLSTSSTENAKRLKADVVKDSQSVVLSMDANEEVTDVFNGVRVWWASGKIPPQSKSISLFPGSEEKRYYKLTFHKHYREIITKSYVQHVLKKGKEIAVKNRQRMLYTNNPSKDWHGWKSTKWGNIVFEHPSTFDTLAMDTAKKEEIKKDLIKFSKGKDYYAKIGKAWKRGYLLYGPPGTGKSSMIAAMANLLDYDVYDLELTTIKDNSELRKLLIETKGKSIIVIEDIDCSLDLTGQRKKRKEKDDDEADKEKDPISKMKREAEEESGSGSKVTLSGLLNVIDGIWSACGGERIIIFTTNYVDKLDPALIRRGRMDKHIVMSYCCFEAFKVLAKNYLDIESHELFGKIEELFVETKMSPADVADNLMPKSDEQDEETCLKRLVEALEASKEEARKKSEEEAMLKTKDGVVTEG
- the LOC112325816 gene encoding AAA-ATPase ASD, mitochondrial isoform X5, which produces MWTELSATISSLAVVFFMFEKYLNYFPYTIRGYAERNFRKVVNFVNPYVAISFHEFTSERLKRSDAFFAIQNYLSTSSTENAKRLKADVVKESQSVVLSMEDYEEVTDVFNGVRVWWASGKIPPQSKSISWFPGSEEKRYYKLTFHKHYREIITKSYVQHVLKKGKEIAVKNRQRMLYTNNPSKDWHGWKSTKWGNIVFEHPSTFDTLAMDTAKKEEIKKDLIKFSKGKDYYAKIGKAWKRGYLLYGPPGTGKSSMIAAMANLLDYDVYDLELTTIKDNSELRKLLIETKGKSIIVIEDIDCSLDLTGQRKKRKEKDDDEADKEKDPISKMKREAEEESGSGSKVTLSGLLNVIDGIWSACGGERIIIFTTNYVDKLDPALIRRGRMDKHIVMSYCCFEAFKVLAKNYLDIESHELFGKIEELFVETKMSPADVADNLMPKSDEQDEETCLKRLVEALEASKEEARKKSEEEAMLKTKDGVVTEG